In Haladaptatus paucihalophilus DX253, the following proteins share a genomic window:
- a CDS encoding GH32 C-terminal domain-containing protein, producing the protein MNINGRVTDGDGECHQSVAYIVAEDGEKSLQSHGWETAASRPELLSLDDITDTDLDAYDVLWWHSEEPLDDGTEASEEIRSFVESGGGLLLSHGAVLAAVSLDIETQRPDVVRRRSVDSGGFLIRTLYEDHPIFEGFDEPELLTTSRSEGLVVQYEKRSPYDGDVLAASVESARRHPARKSLLHWQVGAGRVIGIGHGLHASADEDPHSSSRLRLLENALSYLSGDGDVPPTLGRPKGEAEFEAMREVVRDPRHRPAYHFTPPANWLNDPNGLVQWNGRYHLFYQYNPAGPFHGSIHWGHAVSDDLVHWTDEPIALTPTPEGPDEHGCWSGCFIDDDGTPRLLYTGGQHEDQLPCLATAEDASLRSWEKEPSNPIIKSVPRSVDILSTVDWSAEFRDHCVYNVDDTWYQLIGSGVEDEGGTALLFKSQNLQDWEFCYPLLVGDWRETGPVWECPELLRFDEGALLHVSDYRNVVYFTGEYDETEHRFEPTHRGILDYGSFYAPQSFEDDRGRTISFGWVKEDRDSEERWDAGWSGLMSLPRVVTMTDEQYPRITVADEITQLRDDCHRYEDLRVTPSETGYLEEISSDTLEVELTVDARDVHEFGIVLRQSPDDTERTVVRCNVPRRLLTVDRSDSSTNPNTNDASQTMPIQRAEDGTIRLHVFLDRSVLEVFANDAQCLTSRIYPTRSDSVNVDLFATRKDVVVESLAVWELDTTTP; encoded by the coding sequence ATGAATATTAATGGCCGTGTTACCGATGGTGATGGTGAGTGCCACCAGTCCGTCGCGTACATCGTCGCCGAAGACGGCGAGAAATCACTGCAGTCGCATGGATGGGAGACGGCGGCGTCGAGACCGGAGCTTCTTTCGCTCGACGACATCACGGATACCGATTTGGACGCGTACGACGTTCTGTGGTGGCACAGCGAGGAACCACTCGATGACGGAACCGAAGCGTCCGAAGAAATACGGTCGTTCGTCGAATCTGGAGGGGGCCTTCTCCTGAGTCACGGTGCCGTCCTCGCCGCCGTATCCCTGGACATCGAAACGCAGCGACCCGATGTCGTTCGTCGCCGTTCGGTGGATTCCGGGGGATTTTTGATACGAACCCTCTACGAAGACCATCCCATCTTTGAGGGGTTCGATGAACCGGAACTCCTCACGACGTCCCGGTCGGAGGGACTCGTCGTTCAGTACGAAAAGCGCTCGCCGTACGACGGCGACGTACTGGCCGCGAGTGTCGAATCCGCACGGCGGCATCCCGCTCGGAAATCGCTCCTCCATTGGCAGGTCGGTGCGGGACGCGTCATCGGTATCGGACACGGACTACACGCATCTGCGGACGAGGACCCGCATTCGTCTTCCCGTCTACGATTGCTCGAAAACGCACTGTCCTACCTTTCGGGTGATGGAGACGTACCGCCGACGTTGGGGCGTCCAAAAGGCGAAGCGGAGTTCGAGGCGATGCGTGAGGTCGTACGGGACCCCCGCCACCGACCAGCGTATCATTTCACTCCGCCAGCGAACTGGCTCAACGACCCGAACGGCCTCGTTCAGTGGAACGGTCGCTATCACTTGTTCTATCAGTACAACCCTGCAGGACCGTTCCACGGGTCGATACACTGGGGGCATGCGGTCAGCGACGACCTCGTTCATTGGACGGACGAACCGATCGCCCTCACACCGACTCCGGAGGGACCGGATGAACACGGCTGTTGGTCGGGATGCTTTATCGATGACGACGGTACCCCTCGGCTGTTGTACACCGGTGGCCAACACGAGGACCAACTGCCGTGTCTGGCGACCGCGGAGGACGCCAGTCTTCGCTCGTGGGAGAAGGAGCCATCGAATCCGATCATCAAATCCGTCCCACGGTCGGTCGATATCCTCTCTACCGTGGACTGGAGCGCGGAATTTCGTGACCACTGCGTCTACAACGTCGACGACACGTGGTACCAACTCATCGGGTCGGGGGTCGAAGACGAAGGCGGAACGGCGCTGCTATTCAAATCTCAGAACCTCCAGGATTGGGAGTTTTGCTATCCACTCCTCGTCGGCGATTGGCGGGAGACGGGACCGGTATGGGAGTGTCCGGAACTCCTTCGATTCGACGAGGGAGCCCTCCTGCACGTTTCCGATTATCGAAACGTCGTCTACTTCACCGGGGAGTATGACGAGACAGAGCATCGGTTCGAACCGACGCATCGGGGAATACTCGATTACGGCTCCTTCTATGCGCCACAGTCCTTCGAGGACGACCGGGGACGGACCATCTCGTTCGGCTGGGTGAAAGAAGATAGAGACAGCGAGGAACGGTGGGACGCTGGCTGGTCGGGCCTGATGTCGCTCCCCCGGGTCGTTACGATGACGGACGAGCAGTATCCTCGCATCACGGTGGCGGACGAAATCACGCAACTGCGAGACGACTGTCACCGATACGAGGATCTTCGAGTCACACCGTCCGAAACGGGATATCTCGAGGAGATATCGAGTGACACGTTGGAGGTCGAACTCACCGTCGATGCACGGGACGTCCACGAGTTCGGTATCGTCCTCCGACAATCACCGGACGACACCGAGCGAACCGTCGTTCGCTGTAACGTCCCGCGCCGATTGCTCACCGTCGACCGAAGCGATTCGAGCACCAATCCGAACACCAACGACGCTTCACAGACGATGCCGATTCAACGTGCGGAGGACGGGACGATTCGTTTACACGTCTTTCTCGATCGATCCGTGCT